The genome window TGCCCTGGGCGGTTGATACGTTTTTCCGGGCCATTTCCACGATCAAAAACTCCTTCACGCCCGGCGAACTCAAAACCATCGTCGAAGCGCACAAAGACGTGCGCCTTCTGCCGGAAAACACGCGCGGCTCCTATCTTGTTCTGCGCGTTACGGACGCCTGCGACCTCAACATGCTCCACACCCGCCACGGCGCGAGCAAGGCCAACCTCGAAGCGAAGCTCAAGCGACTTGACGACACCCAGGCAACCGCCCTCATGGTCTGGGCGGCCGCGTTCTGGGTCAGCCGCAACTGCTCCGCCGAGAACCTGGACGATTATATCCGCGGCTATTAGAAGCTGTCTCAAAATCGCCTTTTTGCACTCTACCTGCGTCAAGCTCGCCCCGTGCGAAGCTCATGTATGTCTTGATACACTTCGCTCCGCCCGGAACTCGCCTTCCTTGGCAGAGCACAAAAATTCTGATTTTGAGACAGCTTCTACTATGAAGACGCGCATCACGACGGAACGGCCTCAATGAGGCCGTTTTCCATGAGGACGGCGATTGTTTCAGCGGCGGGCAGCCCCACGACCGCCGACCACGAGCCGGAAACGCTCTCCACCAAAAACGCGCCGAGCCCCTGCACCGCATAGGCCCCGGCCTTGTCCAGGCCTTCGCCGCTCATGGCGTAGGCTTTCAGCACGTTCTCGGGCCAGGTCCCCATGCTCACCTTGGCCTCGCCGTGGAATGATATGCCCTGGTCCTTCCCCAGCCGCAGATGGCAAGCCGTGCGGACATGGTGCGTTCCGCCCGCGAGGGCCTGCAAAAACTCCAGAGCCGCCGCCGGGTCCTCCGGCTTGCCCAGCATGCGGCCGTCGCGGAAAACGACGGTATCCGCGCCGAGCACGGCCGTATCCTTTTCGCCCAGCAAATCGTAGACGGCGTCGGCCTTGGCTTTGGCCGCGCGCGCGGCATACTTTTCCGGCACTTCTCTTTCGAGCGGCGCCGGTTCGGCCTCGTCCGGCGGGCTGACGATGCGGCACTC of uncultured delta proteobacterium contains these proteins:
- a CDS encoding conserved hypothetical protein (Evidence 4 : Homologs of previously reported genes of unknown function); this translates as MPQVAARISDDQEKWLKDYFRTKSAGAEFILPWAVDTFFRAISTIKNSFTPGELKTIVEAHKDVRLLPENTRGSYLVLRVTDACDLNMLHTRHGASKANLEAKLKRLDDTQATALMVWAAAFWVSRNCSAENLDDYIRGY
- a CDS encoding Maf-like protein DVU_0527, whose amino-acid sequence is MTSSQPSTLFRLSRPLVLASNSPRRKEFLRAMGIECRIVSPPDEAEPAPLEREVPEKYAARAAKAKADAVYDLLGEKDTAVLGADTVVFRDGRMLGKPEDPAAALEFLQALAGGTHHVRTACHLRLGKDQGISFHGEAKVSMGTWPENVLKAYAMSGEGLDKAGAYAVQGLGAFLVESVSGSWSAVVGLPAAETIAVLMENGLIEAVPS